DNA from Microbacterium sp. SORGH_AS_0969:
GTCCGACCCGGCGTTCGGCGTGGTGCTCATCGAGCGCGGCACCGAGACCGGCGGCGGCGACCAGCGATTCGCGATCGGCACCATGGCGCGTCTGAGCCACGTCCTCCCCGAAGCCGACCAACTCCAGATCGTCGCCCGCGGCACCGAACGCTTCGAGATCGTCGCGTGGCTCGACGACGACCCCTACCCGCGCGCCGACCTCCGCCCCCTCCCCGACCTCGAGTGGAACGACGCCCTCACCCCCCTGCTCGACGAGGCCGAGCGCATCGTGCGGCGCGTGCTCGGGCGGGCGGCCCAGTTCGGCGGGAGCCGGTGGGATCCCGAGGTCGAACTGTCCGAGGAGCCGCTCGAGCGGACATGGCAGCTCGCGGCGATCGCTCCCCTGGGTGAGCTCGACCAGATCGAGCTGCTGCGCTCCGCCACCGCGGGAGGCCTGCTCCGCGCCACGATCGACCTCACGCTCGCCGCGGAACCACTGCTGAGCGAGCCCATCCCCGACGGCGTCATCGTGATCGACGACGACACCGACGGGGGAGAGGACTGAGGACCGACCGCTACTTCGTGCCGGCCTCGGTGTCGGCGGAGGGATCCTTGACGATCGCCTCCGCGATGAGCGTGTCGCCCGCACCGAACCGGATGAAGCGACCGATGGTCGCGGACTGCACGAGGACGGCCGCGGCGACCGCGGCGACATCCGCACGCCCGACCTCGGCGGACCCTCGCGGCGCCGTGGTGATGCGTCCGGTGGGCGGGTCGAGCGTCAGCGTGCCGGGGCCGAGGATCGTCCAATCCAGATCGCTCGCGCGCAGGTAGTCGTCCGCGGCGAGCTTGGCGTCGGCGTAGGCGAAGAACGCGTCGTCGGGCGAGATGCCGTGATCGGGCACGGAGCCAATCCACGACACCATGACGAAACGCCGGACTCCGGCCGCACCTGCCGCGTCGACCGCCCGCTGCGCGGCATCCCGATCGACCGCGTAGGTCCGGTCGGCGTCGCCGCCCCCGGCACCCGCCGACCAGACGATCGCGTCGGCTCCGGCGAAGGCCTTCGCGAGGGCCTCGACATCGGCGTCCTCGACGTCGAGGACGAGAGGCGTTCCGCCCGCCTTCTCGACATCCGCCGATTGGTCGGGATTGCGGATGATGGACACCGCTTCGTCTCCGCGCTCGGACAGGAGCCCCGCCAGGTGCAGGGCGACCTTGCCGTGGCCGCCGATGATCACGATGCGTTCCATGTCACTGTCCTCCGACCTTCTCGACCGACATCTTCAGGATCACGCGATTCGCCTTGTCGGCCGGTGCCTGCTGTTCGGGATTGCCGTAGCGCTGGCCGAGCCGCACGTAGAAGAGGCCTTCCGGGTCGGCTTCCTCGTCGACCAGACGGCCGCGCACCTCGATGTAGCGGTACGGCTCCGCGGGGTCATAGACCATGAAGCTCATCGAGGGATTTCGCTGCAGGTTGCGGTACTTCTGCCGCGTCACCGTGTGCGTGAACAGGATGTGCTCGCCGTCGAACTCGAACCACATCGGGTTCACCTGCACCGTGCCGTCGGGGCGGACCGTGCCGAGCGCGCCGTAGTACGGCCCCTCGAGCAGGTCGCGCAATCTTTCCGGGATCATGCGGCTCCTCTCATCGAGCGATCGGGTCGACCCTACGCGTGGCCTCCGACACGCCGCCGCGGGGTTGACGGCCTCATGTCACGTCGCCGTCCACGTACACCCACCGCCCACCTCGGCGGACGAACCGGCTGCGCTCGGACATCACCTGCCGTTCGGTGCCGCGGCGCCACGCCGCGTGGAACACGACGACGGCGGTGTCGTCGCGCTCGTCCGCTTCGTCGATCGAGAGCCCCTCCCAGACGGTGTCGCCGTCCAGCTCGAGGTCGTCGGGACGGGTTCGCGGATGCCACGACCGCACGAGATGCGTGAGATCACCGACGACGTAGGCGGTGTAGCGGGAGCGCATCAGCCGCTCCGCCGACGGCGCCGCGGCCCCGTCGAGGATCGGGCCGCAGCACCGGCCGAACTCACCTCCCCCGCACGGGCAAGCCGAGGTCGACGACGGGCGCACGCGAGAGGAGCCGAACGACATCCCGCCACTCTAGGTCGAGTCGGCGCACGGACTTTCCACAGCGGTCGCCGCAACTCCCCCGGCCTTCATACGATGGAGCGGGGAGGCGACATGACGAATCACACCGCGAACGGCGGGCGACCGCCGTTCGCCGCGTACGGTCCGGCGTCCGCCGGTTACGGTCCGAGCGCTCCCGCTATCGCGCCTCCCGTTGCTGTCCCCTCCGCCGCCGGCGCACCCGCTGCGTGGCCCGGCCCGGCCGTTCTCGCGCGTGGCTCCGCCTCGACCACGGGTCCCGGAGGAGCACGGCCTCCACGGCGCGGACTCGGCATCGCCGCCCTCGTGATCGCGTGCGTGGGAACGATCGCCGCCTTCACGGCCTCGCCTGTCTCCTGGCTGCTGTTGGTCACTGCCCTCGTGCTCGCGATCGTCCACCTGGCACGCCGGAGCGGCGCCCAGGTCCCCGCGGTGATCGCGATCGTGATCGTCGGTTTCGGCGTCTTCATCGCCCTGATCGCCGCGGTCGTGTCCGGTTTCACCTCCGCGGGCTCGGGCGTCGACTCCGCTCCGGATCCCGAGACCGACACGTACACGCTCGCGCAGCGGCTTTCCCTCCCGCCCGGCCGCGGATCCGAGTCCGAACTGGCGTGGGGCACGGCCCAGACCGTCATCGACTCCGACACCGGCGACGACGTGTGGTCGATTCGCACCCTCGCGCCGATCGACATCACCTCCGAGACGGCCACCGCCAGTCCCGCTCCGTTCTCGGCATCCGGTTCACTCGTCGCGACCCCGGTCGAGATCACCAACCTCACCGATGAGACCATCGACTCCGACGCGTGGCAGCTGCGGTTCTCGACGAGCTACCGCCTCTCCGACGGCACCTACGCGGACGCGGCCTACGACCCGGCGGTGACCGACCTATATCCCAGCCGGTACGACATCACCGACGTCGCTCCCGGCGCCACCGTCACCTTCTACGTCGTTCACGACGGCTCCATCGCCGAGGCCGACGAGGGCAGCGTCGAGGTCGGGCTCTACTCCGGTGACATCATCACGTGGACGGCGACCGGCGGCTGAGGCCACCCCGTGTCAGGATGAACGCCGTGACCGACCGCCTCATGCTCCTCGACACCGCGTCCCTCTACTTCCGCGCGTTCTACGGGGTGCCCGACAAAGTCCGCGCCGCGGACGGCACCTCCGTCAACGCGGTGCGGGGCCTCCTCGACATGATCGCGAAGCTCGTCACGACGTACCACCCGACCCGCCTCGTCGCGTGCTGGGACGACGACTGGCGACCCGCGTGGCGCGTCGACCTCCTCCCGAGCTACAAGGCGCACCGTGTCGTCGAGGCGGTCGCCTCGGGTCCCGATCGAGAAGAGGCCCCCGACCCTCTCGTCGCCCAGATCCCCCTCATCCGCGAAGCGCTCGCCGTTCTCGGCATCCCCGTGGT
Protein-coding regions in this window:
- a CDS encoding LON peptidase substrate-binding domain-containing protein, yielding MGTAMFPLGAVLFPHTPLALRIFEERYLVMLGRLLDESDPAFGVVLIERGTETGGGDQRFAIGTMARLSHVLPEADQLQIVARGTERFEIVAWLDDDPYPRADLRPLPDLEWNDALTPLLDEAERIVRRVLGRAAQFGGSRWDPEVELSEEPLERTWQLAAIAPLGELDQIELLRSATAGGLLRATIDLTLAAEPLLSEPIPDGVIVIDDDTDGGED
- a CDS encoding NAD(P)H-binding protein; amino-acid sequence: MERIVIIGGHGKVALHLAGLLSERGDEAVSIIRNPDQSADVEKAGGTPLVLDVEDADVEALAKAFAGADAIVWSAGAGGGDADRTYAVDRDAAQRAVDAAGAAGVRRFVMVSWIGSVPDHGISPDDAFFAYADAKLAADDYLRASDLDWTILGPGTLTLDPPTGRITTAPRGSAEVGRADVAAVAAAVLVQSATIGRFIRFGAGDTLIAEAIVKDPSADTEAGTK
- a CDS encoding YchJ family protein, with the translated sequence MSFGSSRVRPSSTSACPCGGGEFGRCCGPILDGAAAPSAERLMRSRYTAYVVGDLTHLVRSWHPRTRPDDLELDGDTVWEGLSIDEADERDDTAVVVFHAAWRRGTERQVMSERSRFVRRGGRWVYVDGDVT
- a CDS encoding PPOX class F420-dependent oxidoreductase; protein product: MIPERLRDLLEGPYYGALGTVRPDGTVQVNPMWFEFDGEHILFTHTVTRQKYRNLQRNPSMSFMVYDPAEPYRYIEVRGRLVDEEADPEGLFYVRLGQRYGNPEQQAPADKANRVILKMSVEKVGGQ